In one window of Equus asinus isolate D_3611 breed Donkey chromosome 16, EquAss-T2T_v2, whole genome shotgun sequence DNA:
- the TSHB gene encoding thyrotropin subunit beta, whose translation MTAIFLMSMVFGLACGQTMSFCIPTEYTMHVERKECAYCLTINTTICAGYCMTRDINGKLFLPKYALSQDVCTYRDFMYKTVEIPGCPHHVTPYFSYPVAVSCKCGKCNTDYSDCIHEAIKTNYCTKPQKSYVVEFSI comes from the exons ATGACTGCTATCTTCCTGATGTCCATGGTTTTTGGCCTTGCATGTGGGCAGACAATGTCTTTTTGTATTCCAACTGAGTACACGATGCATGTCGAAAGGAAAGAGTGTGCTTATTGCCTCACCATCAACACCACCATCTGTGCTGGATATTGTATGACACGG GATATCAATGGCAAGCTGTTTCTTCCCAAATATGCTCTGTCCCAGGATGTTTGTACATATAGAGACTTCATGTACAAGACTGTAGAAATACCAGGATGCCCACACCATGTTACTCCTTATTTCTCCTACCCTGTAGCTGTGAGCTGTAAGTGTGGCAAATGTAATACTGACTATAGTGACTGCATACATGAAGCCATCAAGACAAACTACTGCACCAAACCTCAGAAGTCCTATGTGGTGGAATTTTCTATCTAA